A window of Citrus sinensis cultivar Valencia sweet orange chromosome 7, DVS_A1.0, whole genome shotgun sequence contains these coding sequences:
- the LOC102616719 gene encoding uncharacterized protein LOC102616719 has product MAKCFSFTAARNSCYRYSFAHSGLKSSTVDLGEGTVMHCWVPKTHKQNKPNLCLIHGIGANAMWQWADFISPLISKFNVYVPDLLFFGDSYTSRPDRSESFQARCVMGLLDAHGVAKTHVVGMSYGGFVGYSMAAQFREKVGRVVLICAGVCMEEKDMDDGLFKVMNINEAAEILFPQRPEKVRQLLKLTFYKPPKSIPSCFFRDFIGVMYTTYLKERNELIEALLFKGRKLSDLPKITQPTLIIWGEHDQVFPVELAHRLKRHLGDNAELKILKKVGHAVNMEKPKEMYKSMKAFLTDQLPQSKNGNHSNDRKLD; this is encoded by the exons ATGGCCAAGTGTTTCAGCTTCACTGCAGCAAGAAACTCTTGTTATCGCTACAGCTTCGCTCACTCCGGTCTCAAATCCTCGACCGTCGATCTGGGAGAGGGCACGGTCATGCACTGCTGGGTCCCCAAGACGCACAAACAAAACAAGCCAAATCTCTGTCTCATCCACGGCATCGGCGCCAACGCAATGTGGCAATGGGCCGACTTCATTTCTCCTTTAATCTCCAAGTTCAACGTCTACGTTCCCGACCTGCTGTTCTTCGGCGACTCCTACACCTCCCGGCCGGACCGGTCCGAGTCTTTCCAGGCGCGGTGCGTGATGGGCCTTCTCGACGCCCACGGCGTCGCCAAGACGCACGTCGTCGGGATGAGCTACGGGGGGTTCGTGGGCTACAGCATGGCGGCACAGTTTAGGGAGAAGGTTGGGCGGGTGGTGCTAATATGCGCCGGGGTGTGCATGGAGGAAAAGGACATGGATGACGGGTTGTTTAAGGTTATGAACATTAACGAAGCTGCCGAGATTTTGTTCCCTCAGAGACCCGAGAAAGTGAGGCAGCTGTTGAAGTTAACCTTCTACAAGCCCCCTAAAAGTATCCCTTCCTGTTTCTTCCGTGATTTTATCGGC GTTATGTATACGACATACCTTAAGGAGAGGAACGAGTTGATTGAGGCATTATTATTTAAGGGAAGAAAACTCTCTGATCTTCCCAAGATAACCCAG CCTACTCTTATTATCTGGGGAGAACATGACCAGGTATTCCCAGTGGAATTGGCTCACAGATTAAAAAG GCACTTGGGTGACAATGCagagttaaaaattttaaagaaagttGGACATGCAGTCAATATGgagaagccaaaagaaatgTACAAATCCATGAAAGCTTTCCTCACTGATCAACTTCCTCAATCTAAGAACGGAAATCACAGCAATGACCGCAAGTTAGATTGA
- the LOC102617021 gene encoding wall-associated receptor kinase-like 20 — MAILFSFFIFLLLSLSPPQRTLAGDQSCRPTCGSLKLKYPFGSGYGCGSPRFHPFVTCEPTSNQLTLTTHTGSYPVTSISYATSTLTITPPYMSTCNSMQQSPNLGLDWTSPFQLGPSTFLLLSCPSPTCSLAINGSPVCDSSSSHLCDSIYTCPSVTGLGLPMFPPSNTCCVYSPANFNSKGELDLRSLKCEGYTSIVSLQDYPTDPNQWQYGVLLKYANGAFDIYDIDNKCNACEESGGVCGYAPPGNSFICACDIGYNTTTQCRNFFNNDQEQEIFWSSASLQIWKKWFWILAGLILII, encoded by the exons ATGGCAATCCTGTTttccttcttcatcttccTCCTCCTCTCCCTCTCTCCCCCACAGCGCACGTTAGCCGGGGACCAATCCTGCCGCCCAACCTGCGGCTCACTAAAGCTCAAGTACCCTTTCGGCAGCGGATACGGCTGCGGCTCCCCACGGTTCCACCCCTTCGTAACGTGCGAACCCACCTCAAACCAACTCACCCTCACAACCCACACTGGCTCATATCCTGTAACTTCCATATCCTACGCCACCTCAACCTTAACCATCACGCCGCCCTATATGTCAACATGCAACTCCATGCAACAGTCACCCAATCTGGGCCTTGATTGGACCAGCCCGTTTCAGCTCGGCCCATCAACTTTCCTCCTCCTCTCATGCCCCTCACCGACCTGCTCCCTAGCCATCAACGGCTCCCCTGTCTGTGACTCTTCATCCTCCCACCTCTGTGACTCCATTTACACGTGTCCCTCCGTCACCGGCCTCGGACTGCCGATGTTTCCGCCGAGCAACACGTGTTGTGTTTACTCTCCCGCAAATTTTAACAGCAAAGGTGAATTGGACCTGCGGTCGTTGAAATGTGAAGGATACACGTCGATTGTGTCTCTCCAGGATTATCCGACAGACCCGAACCAGTGGCAATACGGGGTTTTGCTGAAGTACGCAAACGGAGCTTTTGATATTTATGACATCGATAATAAATGCAACGCCTGCGAGGAGAGTGGCGGTGTATGCGGATACGCTCCTCCCGGTAACTCTTTTATTTGCGCGTGTGATATTGGTTACAATACAACGACCCAGTGCCGTAACTTCTTCAACAACGATCAGGAGCAAGAGATTTTTTGGAGCTCCGCGTCGTTACAGATCT GGAAGAAGTGGTTTTGGATTTTGGCTGGTTTAATTCTAATCATCTAG